The following is a genomic window from Leptospira bouyouniensis.
ATATGAGAGCGAGTAATGTAACTGCTATATGTATTCCAATTAAGAGGAAATTTAACTTGTTTGGAGAATCTCATCTTATTATTAGGCAAATCAAAAACTTTCCTATGGCAGAGGAATATCAAATTCTGCATGAAAATGGGTATAATTATGAAAGTGGAAATGCATTGTACTTATTTAAGTCGTCTTCTTGGAAAAATTTTTCAATACTTACTTGTTCCGATTTTCTTTCATTGACTTTGAGGTGGTTATTACAAAGACAAATACAGACATTATTTGTTCCAGCGGCAAATATAGATACTTCTACCTATGAAGTTGTATCGGAAAGCTCAATACGTGAACTGTATTGTATCGCCGTTGTATGTAATAATCAAATGATGGGAAAGAGTTATGTTATTGCACCATATTATAATAGCTTTGACAGAACAGTTTTTTCACATACTGGAGAGACAATATCTGAATTTCATTCTTTTGGAATTAAACCTTCTGATTTTTATAAAATTCAAAAGGATTATCAAGGTAATATACCATTTCGTAAAAGAAAGGAAAAAGAAAAGAATAGCAGTGATCTCGAAAATTTTGATATTAGAGAATATAAACAACTTCCACCTGATTGGTTAAATTTATGATTGGATTATCTATTGATATTGAGACTTCGGGTTTAGATATTCTTCAATCATCTATCATAGAAATTGGTGTTGTCCAGTGGGATTTTATAGGAAATAAGCCACTTAATATGTTTAGTAAATTAGTTCGGCATGGCAAGAATGAACAAAATTTTTCATCAGAAATTGAGAAAATAACTGGAATAGCCAATTCAGATTTGAATCATTTTGGTTATAATTTAGCTGAAGTTCTATTTGAAGTAAAAGAACTTATAAAATATTCGGACTTCCTTTGTGGTCACAATGCGATTTTATTTGATCGTGAGATTTTATATAGGCTATTTCTTAATCAAATTAATTACCGACTAGAGTGTCATTGGATTGATACAATGTTCGACTTGGAAACGAATGATGAATTCGGATCACGAAAATTGCGTGATTTAATTAAAATTTTTGATATTCCTTCTTTTTTAGATCATAGGGCTTTTTTTGATGCTCTTTCTGTTATTTTACTAATTTCAAAAACTGGATTTGAACAATGTTATAAAAATTCATTATCAAATCTTATTCGTATTTCAATAGAACTTGAATACGAAAATAGAGAACAAGCAAAGAGGAAAGGTTTTTTTTGGAACAAAAATCTTAAATGCTGGGAAAAAATAATTAGAAGTCATAAAAAAAGTGGGTACATGATGTCGAATTTGAAAGAGGAGATTATTTATTTTCCATAGAAATTTGATTATTGTAATCTATTCTTAATATGAATAGCTAAAGCTAAGGTCATTTTACACAAATCGTAGTTGCGTATATTGGATTTCTAACATATTTTGAAAGGTCCTTTGACATTATGAATGGAAACTTCAAAATTGTCATTTATGTTAAAGTTAACAAACATTGACGCTAATCTGCCAAGTAGACCTCAATATAAAGTATGTGTGTCCAAATTCGTAAATTGGATAGGTCGGAGACCTATCAGTGAAGAAACGCTTCGTGAGTACTTCCAATTTTTGTTGAAGGAAATGTCTCCTGCTTCAGTTCGATTAGCAAAAACTTCAATAAAACTATGGATATTAAAAAGTCATCCTAGTCGAAATAATATTGTGTTTAAGAATGGGATTCAGATGCTTTTCCACGAATTGAAGGTTCCTAAACCAAATGTCTCTGTTACAGACTCAAAGCTTCTGACAGAAAAGGAGTTGAAACTTATGGCAAAGAAGCTCCCGAAAAAGTATTCTTTGATTCTGCGGATTTTGTATGGAACTGGTTGCAGAATTAGTGAATTGTTGTCGGTCAAAATTTCACAATGCAACGATTTGCAATCGCATATTGAAACTAAGGTCATTGGTAAGGGAGGAAAGGAAAATATTCTAATAATTTCAAAGAGCCTCTACATGAAAACTAAAGAGGTTTTCGGAGGAAGTGAATATTTATTCGAGAATTCACTGACTGGTAAACCGTACACTAGGCAAATGGTCCATCGAAATTTCAAAAGCATTGGATTAATTGAATTGAATCGACGAGTTTATCCGCATCAGACTCGTCACAGTAGAATTAGCCATTTATTGCGGCAAGGGAAGCCCTTAGATGCAGTTTCTCGATTCGCAAATCATTTTAGCAGTTCGTTCACTGCTACCGTGTATGGACAAAATAAATTAGATACAAAGGAAATTCTTAAATCGTCATATATTTAAATATTCTAAAGTATAGTATGTTTTCTCTTTCCTTTATTTAAAAATAAAGGAAGAGTGAGATAAAATAGGATCAGAATTTACACTCTAACCAAGGATATAAATTAATTATAGCTTTGTTGAAGTGTAATTTTAAAATTTTGAATGCTTTTTTTCTGCCAACACGACCGTATATATTTAACAGATGAATTCGATAATCGCTTAATTCATGGCGAATAAAATTCCTCATAATTCTCTTCAGAAATTCATCATCCGATTCTAGTGTTGCCCAATTGAAATTTCCGTTTTCAATTTGTCTGATATTGAAATGATTAACAGCCTGTTCTAAAAGAATAGATTTTTCAATCAGAGGGATCGAAATCTCAATATTTTCTACATCTTTCATTATTTTTTTTACTTTTGTATTTAATGCTTTTTTTGAACCGTCTCGCCGTTTTTTATTTTCTTCACGATACTTTAAAAAATCTTCAGAGTTCTCAATTTTAATCACATTTTCTTTATTATACAGTTTAATTGAATGTTCTGTTTTATAATTATTATTTTTAACTTCTTTGTCTGGACTGGGAAAAAACATAGAGATCATTTTTTCTGTCCAAAATCTCGACTTTTTTAATTCTTGTTTAGTTATGAAGATTTCCTTCTGTTCTTCATCTACCTTGACCCATTTTCCATGTATAAATTTGTGCAAACCAAGCCTCCTAAGATAATCATCTCCTTTAAATTATACTCCTTTTTCGAAAATTAAGAGTAAGGTTGAATATTTTGCCTGAATTTTCAAAAAAAAATTAGGAAGAAACTGAGTTCCGAAATGGTTTTGATCTCTTTTTTTTATATAACAAAGTTTGGTTAAGATTAGTAACTCCATCCCGATTCATATGTTTTCACATATAAGAATTTATCGACCAGATTAATAGTAATTTTTGCATAGATTGATTTAAGAATTACTTATATTACGATCTTGAGCATTCCAAACTTTAGTTAGCATTTGATTGAACGCAGAACTTGGTTTCACATATTTGTTGGCGATTACATGGACGAATTTTTCAATACTGCCAATCTACATGTGCAGTGGGCAGCTGATTTAACTTTTTTCTTAATTCCCTCCAATTTGGTAGATTTTTAGATAAGATCGATTTAAACTTGGCACTATGAGTTTTTTCAAAGGCATGGGTTAGTTCGTGGTAGATGATATACTCGATACAATCAATTGGCTTCTTTGCCAATTCGGTATTGAGCCAGACTTTCTTTTTTCCAGGAACATAGGAACCCCATCTCGTTTTCATTTTACGAATCCCGTATGTTATGTTTGATAAGCCCATTTTCTTTTGGGCACTAGCCATTATTTTATCGGTTTTCAATTGAAGTTCTGATTTGTAGTAGTCTTCAAATAGTTTTTTTACTTTTGGTTTTGAGATTCCTTTGGGAATAGATAGAATGATTGAAGTGGATTTTAATTGGATCGAAGGTTTCGACTTTGTTTCGACCAATTTAAGCAGGTATCTTTTTCCGAATAGATAATGAGATTCTTTGTCTAAAAATTCTCGCTTTGGCTCTCGTTCTTGTTTCTGGAGTTTTTCTCTTTGTTTTTTGATCCAACTAAGTTTCGAAATCGTGTATACTCGGACGATATCCTTACGCATGCGGAGCGGAGCAGAGATCACTACTTCTCCGTTAGGTGGATAAACGGAAAGATGGATATTCTTGATATCCTTATAGGTTACAGAAATCTCAATATTTTGAAGTGTAAACTTATCTGTATTCTGGCTGTTCGGCAATGATTTTAAAGATTCTCTCTACTTCTTCAACGTTCTTGTCCATTAAATCATAAATCGTCTTTTTTAAAACATTTTCTTTAGTTGGGTTGCCATGCCAATCATCAGGTCGATTAAAATTAATTGCCTCATGTAGTTTTAGGGCAAGCTCTAAGTTCTGATTGAGATTGTTGTAAAGAGCTACTTGACCTGGGGTTTTGAGTTGGGAAGGGGCATCGGATTGATTGCCTTTGGCTACTCTTTTTGCAAGTTCCATTACTCTTTTTAGGTAATTTTCATATGAAGTGGCTCCTTTTTTTCGTTCCATAATGATTTCTTGGAGGAGTTCACTCATTTTATTATAGAAGGCTGGGTCGAGTAGGTGGTCACGGATGATTTTTGATCGGATGTTGTTTTCAATTGTTTCGGCGGAAGCTTCTCTATTTCTTGGAGTATTGGCACTCTCTTCCTTTAAATGACTCAAACTCTCTACGAGTTCTAAAAGTGGAAGGTTTTCAAATAAGGAAATAATTTTAGATTCATCAGCTTGGATGTAATGGTCGATTAAATGTCGCATGTCTGCTTCATAAGATTTTAAATCGATTACATCACCTGATGCGATTTTGATTTCCTTACGAAGTTTCACATAGAACTCAAATTTAGTTTTGTAATAGTTTTCTTCTTTCAGAGTGTACCCAGCTTCTTCAAATTCGTTAGCAATATTGGCAAACGAACGAACGAAAGTTGCTGTGAGCTTGTAAAGATTGATTCGTAAAAATTCAGTATCTTCTAAATCCTCAGGTTTTTCTGTGTTTCCACAAAAGTAACGTCTATAAGATAAACTATCCTTTGGTGGTTCAACTGCCTCGCACAGAGTTTCCAAAGCTTCTAGATGTTCTTCTAGTTTTTCTCTTGCAGTCTTTAGGCGATCTTTTACGGCAATGGATCCATCTTCGTGACTGGTTTCATTTTCATCACTAGCAAGTTCGGAAGTATAGACCTCTATGGCATTCTCTACCTTTTTAAATAGGTCTTTATAGTCGACTATGTATCCAAAGGGTTTTGTTTCCCCATTCAAACGATTCACTCTGCAAATCGCTTGGAAGAGTCCATGGTCTTGCATATTTTTATCAATATAAAGAACTGAGCAAGCAGGTGCGTCAAAACCAGTTAACAATTTGTCTACGACAATGATGAGTTTCATGAGTGCAGGTGTCTCGATGAAAGTTTTTTTTACTTCTTCTTCGAATTGATCTGCATCTTTACCACCAAGCATCGCTGTGTACGTATTGTATATAAATTCCTTTTCAGTGTCTGTTCCT
Proteins encoded in this region:
- a CDS encoding 3'-5' exonuclease, with product MIGLSIDIETSGLDILQSSIIEIGVVQWDFIGNKPLNMFSKLVRHGKNEQNFSSEIEKITGIANSDLNHFGYNLAEVLFEVKELIKYSDFLCGHNAILFDREILYRLFLNQINYRLECHWIDTMFDLETNDEFGSRKLRDLIKIFDIPSFLDHRAFFDALSVILLISKTGFEQCYKNSLSNLIRISIELEYENREQAKRKGFFWNKNLKCWEKIIRSHKKSGYMMSNLKEEIIYFP
- a CDS encoding tyrosine-type recombinase/integrase encodes the protein MLKLTNIDANLPSRPQYKVCVSKFVNWIGRRPISEETLREYFQFLLKEMSPASVRLAKTSIKLWILKSHPSRNNIVFKNGIQMLFHELKVPKPNVSVTDSKLLTEKELKLMAKKLPKKYSLILRILYGTGCRISELLSVKISQCNDLQSHIETKVIGKGGKENILIISKSLYMKTKEVFGGSEYLFENSLTGKPYTRQMVHRNFKSIGLIELNRRVYPHQTRHSRISHLLRQGKPLDAVSRFANHFSSSFTATVYGQNKLDTKEILKSSYI
- a CDS encoding M48 family metallopeptidase, which translates into the protein MPNSQNTDKFTLQNIEISVTYKDIKNIHLSVYPPNGEVVISAPLRMRKDIVRVYTISKLSWIKKQREKLQKQEREPKREFLDKESHYLFGKRYLLKLVETKSKPSIQLKSTSIILSIPKGISKPKVKKLFEDYYKSELQLKTDKIMASAQKKMGLSNITYGIRKMKTRWGSYVPGKKKVWLNTELAKKPIDCIEYIIYHELTHAFEKTHSAKFKSILSKNLPNWRELRKKLNQLPTAHVDWQY